A genome region from Thalassotalea euphylliae includes the following:
- the hflD gene encoding high frequency lysogenization protein HflD, whose translation MRDQTITFAAICQIASMVQKLARQGEIDEQQLSTMLSGITNTSPENTLAVYGGNLANIKPGLQVLVSHLGDQTKQKDPELTRYIVSLLNLERRLTKNRKQLGVLGERIDQAKRQSGHYNVDSNTLLNSFASIYSDIISPLGARIQVAGEPAILKQESNQHKIRALLLAGIRSAVLWRQVGGKRRNILFSRTKILAQAEQLLGEIY comes from the coding sequence ATGAGAGATCAAACTATCACTTTTGCTGCTATCTGCCAGATAGCCAGCATGGTACAAAAGCTAGCGCGTCAAGGGGAAATTGACGAGCAACAGCTGAGCACAATGCTAAGCGGTATTACCAATACCTCGCCTGAAAATACACTAGCGGTATATGGCGGTAATTTAGCCAACATAAAACCAGGGTTACAGGTATTAGTCAGCCACCTTGGCGATCAAACTAAGCAAAAAGACCCTGAATTAACCCGCTATATAGTTAGCCTGTTAAACCTAGAGCGTCGTTTAACTAAAAACCGCAAACAACTTGGCGTGTTGGGTGAACGCATTGACCAAGCGAAACGTCAAAGTGGTCATTACAATGTTGACAGCAATACCTTGCTAAACAGCTTTGCCAGCATTTACAGCGATATTATTAGCCCGCTGGGTGCGCGCATTCAGGTAGCAGGTGAACCTGCTATATTAAAGCAGGAAAGCAATCAGCATAAGATCCGAGCATTATTATTAGCCGGTATTCGTAGCGCCGTTTTATGGCGACAAGTTGGTGGCAAACGCCGCAATATTTTGTTTTCAAGAACAAAGATATTAGCACAAGCAGAGCAATTATTAGGCGAAATTTACTAG
- a CDS encoding GNAT family N-acetyltransferase — MLKTVRERVFICEHRIPKRVEFDRKDRKAIHMLVCDDISQEPVATGRILPSGQIGRIAVIKEHRKQKLDKLVLAGLLRVAKDLNLKQVFIHSPLDAVDYFVKHDFYPVGAVFMEAGLPKQQMACATMDAAVKKCYLSH, encoded by the coding sequence TTGTTAAAAACTGTTCGAGAGCGGGTTTTTATTTGTGAACACCGCATCCCTAAGCGTGTCGAATTTGATCGTAAAGACCGAAAAGCAATTCATATGCTGGTGTGCGACGATATCAGCCAAGAGCCCGTCGCCACTGGTCGCATCCTTCCATCAGGCCAGATAGGCCGTATCGCTGTTATTAAAGAACATCGTAAACAAAAACTAGATAAGTTAGTGCTAGCGGGTTTATTGCGAGTTGCTAAAGATCTCAACCTCAAACAAGTATTTATTCATAGTCCGCTGGATGCGGTAGATTATTTTGTTAAACATGACTTCTATCCTGTTGGCGCTGTGTTTATGGAAGCAGGTTTGCCCAAACAGCAAATGGCCTGCGCGACAATGGATGCAGCAGTCAAAAAGTGCTACCTCAGTCACTAG
- a CDS encoding cystathionine beta-lyase — protein MSNPKSPEQSRESNNTQKQDTKIVNAGRSDKWTNGVVNPAVQRASTVVFDSVKQMKHATANKANQVLFYGRRGTSTSFAFSDAMTELEGGVGCALYPSGTAAITNAILAFVKTGDHILMVDTAYEPTRSFCDNILAKMGVETTYYDPVVGAGIESLIKGNTSLVFLEAPGSLTMEVQDIPAISEIAHRHGCSVLLDNTWASPINLKPFELGVDVSIQAATKYVVGHSDVMLGTATANEAHWPQLRESSYTMGQCTSPDDLYLALRGIRTLGVRMKQHEQSALKVAKWLSEREEVETILHPAFPSCPGHEQFKRDFLGSNGLFSFVVKPEFAKDITAFLDGMHHFKMGYSWGGFESLILAMQNVGAMRTATDWQYQGPLVRLHVGLEDVDDLIEDLAKGFERLAGKA, from the coding sequence ATGTCCAATCCTAAAAGCCCAGAGCAAAGCCGCGAGTCAAATAACACGCAAAAACAAGATACTAAAATCGTTAATGCAGGTCGCAGCGATAAGTGGACGAATGGGGTTGTTAACCCAGCTGTACAGCGCGCTTCAACCGTAGTGTTTGATAGCGTTAAACAAATGAAACATGCGACTGCCAACAAAGCGAACCAAGTATTGTTTTATGGTCGACGTGGTACTAGTACATCGTTCGCCTTTAGCGATGCCATGACAGAGCTAGAAGGTGGTGTAGGATGTGCGCTATACCCAAGCGGTACCGCGGCGATCACCAATGCAATTTTGGCTTTTGTAAAAACTGGCGATCATATTTTAATGGTGGATACGGCTTATGAGCCAACACGCAGTTTTTGCGACAATATTCTCGCTAAAATGGGTGTTGAGACCACTTACTACGATCCTGTGGTTGGTGCTGGCATTGAAAGTTTGATTAAAGGAAATACCAGCCTCGTATTTTTGGAAGCGCCAGGTTCGTTGACCATGGAAGTGCAAGATATCCCTGCTATTTCTGAAATTGCTCATCGCCATGGCTGCTCTGTACTATTAGACAACACTTGGGCATCGCCTATTAACTTAAAGCCTTTTGAATTAGGCGTTGATGTGTCTATTCAAGCAGCAACCAAGTATGTGGTAGGGCACTCAGATGTCATGCTAGGTACAGCAACAGCGAATGAAGCTCATTGGCCTCAACTGCGTGAAAGCAGCTACACCATGGGGCAATGCACATCACCTGATGATCTCTATTTAGCGCTGCGTGGTATTCGTACCTTAGGTGTGCGTATGAAGCAGCATGAACAAAGCGCACTCAAAGTTGCCAAGTGGCTAAGCGAACGGGAAGAAGTTGAAACTATCCTTCACCCAGCTTTTCCTTCATGCCCTGGGCACGAGCAATTTAAACGAGACTTTTTAGGCAGTAATGGCCTGTTTTCGTTTGTGGTAAAACCTGAATTCGCCAAGGATATCACCGCATTTTTAGACGGTATGCACCATTTTAAAATGGGCTATTCATGGGGGGGCTTTGAAAGTTTAATTTTGGCTATGCAAAATGTTGGTGCAATGCGTACAGCCACCGATTGGCAATATCAAGGGCCGTTAGTTCGTTTACATGTTGGTTTGGAAGATGTTGACGATCTGATAGAGGATCTTGCAAAAGGCTTTGAGCGCTTGGCAGGCAAAGCTTAA
- the mnmA gene encoding tRNA 2-thiouridine(34) synthase MnmA, whose protein sequence is MSSIATSSLAIAPNTKAPQDTRVIVGMSGGVDSSVSAYLLQQQGYQVEGLFMKNWEEDDNDEYCAAEEDLKDAQAVCDKLGIKLHTINFATEYWDNVFEYFLAEYKAGRTPNPDIMCNKEIKFKAFLEFACEDLGADYIATGHYVQREYREDASGEGKWHMIRGLDNNKDQSYFLYTLSHKQVGQTLFPVGHIEKPEVRAIAEEADLITHNKKDSTGICFIGERKFKDFLQKFLPAQPGKIESAEGEVIGEHDGLMYHTLGQRKGLRIGGMANAGDEPWYVVDKDLKRNVLIVGQGHNHPRLFSKGLIANQLHWVDRNEITAPFKCTVKTRYRQQDVVCTVTPLENDEYEILFDEQQSSVTPGQSVVFYQDEVCLGGGIINTLIR, encoded by the coding sequence ATGTCATCTATTGCAACTTCATCATTAGCCATCGCACCAAATACAAAGGCGCCACAAGACACACGCGTTATTGTTGGTATGTCTGGCGGAGTCGATTCATCTGTATCAGCCTACTTGCTTCAGCAGCAAGGCTATCAGGTTGAAGGCTTGTTTATGAAGAACTGGGAAGAAGACGACAACGACGAATACTGCGCCGCAGAAGAAGATCTAAAAGATGCACAAGCAGTATGTGACAAGCTTGGCATCAAGTTACACACCATCAATTTCGCCACTGAGTACTGGGACAACGTATTTGAATACTTCCTTGCTGAATACAAAGCAGGTCGTACTCCTAATCCAGACATCATGTGTAACAAAGAAATTAAATTTAAAGCCTTTTTAGAATTTGCTTGTGAAGACTTAGGTGCTGATTACATTGCCACAGGTCACTACGTACAGCGTGAATATCGCGAAGATGCGAGCGGTGAAGGCAAATGGCATATGATCCGCGGTTTAGACAACAACAAAGATCAAAGCTACTTCCTTTACACATTAAGCCATAAGCAGGTAGGCCAAACGCTATTCCCCGTGGGTCATATTGAAAAGCCTGAGGTACGCGCTATCGCCGAAGAGGCTGATTTAATTACTCACAACAAAAAAGACAGCACGGGTATTTGTTTTATTGGCGAGCGGAAATTCAAAGATTTCTTGCAAAAATTCTTACCAGCTCAGCCGGGTAAAATTGAATCTGCCGAAGGTGAAGTGATTGGCGAGCACGATGGTTTAATGTACCACACGCTAGGTCAACGCAAAGGCTTACGTATTGGCGGTATGGCCAATGCCGGTGATGAGCCTTGGTATGTGGTAGACAAAGATTTAAAACGCAATGTACTGATTGTGGGTCAAGGCCATAATCACCCTCGCCTATTTTCAAAAGGCTTAATTGCGAATCAACTGCATTGGGTGGATCGCAATGAGATCACAGCACCATTTAAATGCACAGTCAAAACCCGTTATCGCCAGCAGGATGTTGTTTGTACAGTAACACCGCTTGAAAATGACGAGTATGAAATTCTATTCGATGAGCAACAAAGCTCAGTAACACCGGGCCAGTCAGTGGTATTTTACCAAGACGAAGTGTGCTTAGGTGGCGGCATTATTAATACACTAATTCGATAA
- a CDS encoding sterol desaturase family protein: MPTPLEVLIDPVTIGQLIIYAVLITVEVLWPARQLARVPGWHIRTAGFFILYLYLATYLPLLWDPYLAYYQIVSSESVHPIISILLALLVFELLIYLWHRGMHKSRVLWRVFHQMHHSAERVDTFGAFYFSPLDMIGFTLVGSFALTVGVGLSPEAITWFLFITMFLVVFQHTNIKTPQWLGYFIQRPESHSVHHRRGVHAYNYSDLPIIDIIFGTFNNPRNFIEEVGFYKGASKRVGDMLMFRDIVSDKLDSESVKTTLL; this comes from the coding sequence ATGCCAACACCACTAGAAGTGTTAATTGACCCTGTAACTATAGGTCAACTCATTATTTATGCGGTGCTTATTACGGTAGAAGTGTTGTGGCCTGCTCGTCAGCTAGCTAGGGTTCCGGGCTGGCACATCAGAACTGCAGGATTTTTCATACTTTACTTGTATCTCGCAACTTATCTGCCCTTGTTGTGGGATCCCTATTTAGCTTATTATCAGATTGTTAGCTCGGAGTCCGTGCATCCGATTATCTCAATTCTTCTTGCACTGCTTGTTTTTGAGCTTTTAATTTACCTTTGGCACAGAGGTATGCATAAGTCGCGAGTACTTTGGCGTGTCTTTCATCAGATGCATCACAGTGCAGAGCGTGTAGATACGTTTGGCGCGTTTTATTTTAGCCCATTAGACATGATAGGTTTCACTTTAGTGGGCAGTTTTGCGTTAACGGTTGGCGTAGGGCTATCACCTGAAGCAATCACTTGGTTTTTGTTTATCACAATGTTTTTAGTTGTTTTTCAACATACCAATATTAAAACGCCTCAGTGGCTAGGTTATTTTATTCAGCGGCCAGAGAGTCATTCTGTTCATCATCGTCGTGGCGTTCATGCTTACAACTATTCAGATTTACCAATAATTGACATTATCTTTGGTACTTTCAACAACCCAAGAAATTTCATTGAAGAAGTTGGCTTTTACAAAGGCGCTTCAAAAAGAGTAGGGGATATGCTTATGTTTCGAGATATTGTGAGCGATAAGCTAGATTCAGAAAGCGTCAAAACCACCCTTCTATAA
- a CDS encoding Leu/Phe/Val dehydrogenase codes for MAFFDLVDFDNHEQVVFCSDEKSGLKAIIAVHSTALGAAVGGCRMWDYTTDEEALVDVLRLSKGMTYKNAMAGLAMGGGKSVIIGDASKIKSEALFKAFGQALNGLAGRYISAEDVNITTGDIAIANTETEFVAGVEGKSGNPAPFTALGTFLGLKAAVKHKFHRDDLTDLTVAVQGLGSVGYYLCEHLHNAGAKLIVTDINQEAVNKAQAEFGAHAVGLNDIYDVDCDIYAPCALGATINDTTIDRIKAKIIGGCANNQLAAPKHDQALVDRGILYAPDYVINAGGIINISFEDDYCPDKATQKVEEIYDTLLDVFTKAASTGKPTGMVADEIARQIIAQGGK; via the coding sequence GTGGCGTTTTTCGATTTAGTAGATTTTGACAACCACGAACAAGTCGTATTTTGTAGTGACGAGAAAAGTGGGTTAAAAGCAATTATCGCAGTTCATAGCACAGCCCTAGGTGCCGCAGTTGGTGGCTGTCGGATGTGGGATTACACTACCGATGAAGAAGCACTAGTTGACGTGCTGCGTTTATCAAAAGGCATGACCTATAAAAATGCCATGGCCGGCCTTGCGATGGGTGGTGGTAAGTCAGTAATTATTGGCGATGCTAGTAAAATTAAATCTGAAGCCTTGTTTAAAGCCTTTGGCCAAGCCTTAAATGGCTTAGCGGGACGCTATATCAGCGCTGAAGATGTCAACATCACCACCGGCGATATTGCCATTGCCAATACCGAAACTGAGTTTGTTGCTGGTGTAGAAGGGAAAAGTGGCAACCCAGCCCCTTTTACTGCATTAGGCACATTTTTAGGCTTAAAAGCGGCAGTAAAACACAAATTTCACCGAGATGATTTAACTGACTTAACCGTTGCTGTACAAGGCTTAGGTAGCGTTGGTTATTACTTATGTGAACACCTACATAACGCTGGCGCAAAGTTGATTGTTACCGACATCAATCAAGAAGCAGTCAATAAAGCACAAGCAGAATTTGGTGCACATGCTGTGGGCCTAAATGATATTTACGATGTGGATTGTGATATCTATGCTCCTTGTGCCCTTGGTGCTACCATCAACGACACGACGATTGATCGTATTAAAGCAAAAATTATTGGCGGTTGTGCCAACAACCAGTTAGCTGCACCAAAACACGATCAAGCTTTAGTTGATCGCGGTATTTTATACGCTCCAGATTATGTGATTAATGCTGGTGGCATTATCAATATCTCATTTGAAGATGATTACTGCCCAGATAAAGCCACTCAAAAAGTTGAAGAGATCTACGATACTTTGTTAGATGTTTTCACTAAGGCAGCATCTACTGGCAAACCAACCGGTATGGTAGCCGATGAGATTGCTCGCCAGATAATTGCACAAGGCGGCAAATAG
- a CDS encoding winged helix-turn-helix domain-containing protein: MKYRFNDIEVDATHFVIKVRGQQQPIEPKVFDLLLYLLRNRDRLISRDELFKKVWHGRIVSDTSLSNHIKNIRKLVNDDAERQSVIKTVRSRGYQFICPVNEIKVEKQESKPSAQMSFLYTLLFSLSNKKRLLTFLVLLGLVFLINWGANFYTDRDSRPYILVVPFSVSGDIPNHLSPFADQITREIIQSLRKISGLKVVPPPSSFAFKANKTRDFISQRLPNIDYVLDGIVAVDKSGTIQINTELEHLNRGNVIWDGSYQLTLDKLNSFQLQEAVATAVSSSLKVLMNESEKAQLAELPTTSTDAYKLYVEGQYLFSKMTHKAMIKSIEYFSQAIALDAAFEAAYLAKSNAYRAIMTLYEKPKDVLPHVVTSTVELLKISPDSAIARSSLGLAYVHTWLWADAWKVLTEAKLRRQDIMLTELGFALYFSALGEVKLTKQSLAKADALDPLNEELAEWGAWSLMMLGELEEAINWGEEKMKLHPNKPSPKLSQAVALYINGNYQQSIILAQKGVKLSNRSPLSLVFLAQSFAAMGDEQRALSLLTEANQSKAYVCPYESAIVYIQLEQLDKTFELLQEAVEYRSNCLVFIRNDPRLASVRSDSRYLTLLDKVGLSDIVIKNYPRG; encoded by the coding sequence ATGAAATATAGGTTCAATGACATTGAAGTTGACGCCACGCATTTCGTTATCAAAGTACGTGGTCAACAACAACCTATTGAGCCAAAAGTTTTTGATTTGCTGTTGTACTTACTAAGAAATCGTGATCGTTTGATATCTAGAGATGAACTGTTTAAGAAGGTTTGGCATGGTCGAATCGTTTCAGACACCAGCTTGAGCAACCATATTAAAAATATTCGAAAGCTAGTTAATGATGACGCAGAACGTCAATCTGTGATCAAAACTGTTCGCTCACGTGGTTATCAATTTATTTGCCCTGTCAATGAAATCAAAGTAGAGAAGCAAGAATCTAAGCCAAGTGCCCAAATGAGCTTTCTGTACACACTACTATTTTCACTAAGCAATAAGAAAAGACTGCTAACTTTCCTAGTTCTGTTAGGTCTCGTATTTTTGATAAATTGGGGCGCTAACTTTTATACCGATCGCGATAGCAGGCCCTATATTCTTGTTGTGCCTTTTTCAGTTTCGGGTGACATCCCCAATCATTTATCCCCATTTGCTGATCAAATTACGCGAGAAATAATTCAATCGCTTAGAAAAATTTCCGGTTTAAAGGTTGTGCCGCCACCGTCATCTTTTGCCTTCAAGGCTAATAAGACTCGCGATTTTATTAGTCAACGGCTTCCCAATATTGACTACGTGCTAGACGGAATAGTAGCTGTTGATAAATCAGGTACGATTCAAATCAATACAGAGCTTGAGCATTTAAACCGAGGCAATGTTATCTGGGATGGCAGCTATCAATTAACGTTGGATAAACTCAACAGTTTTCAGCTACAAGAAGCAGTTGCAACGGCGGTATCCTCTTCGCTTAAGGTGTTGATGAATGAATCTGAAAAAGCTCAGTTAGCTGAACTTCCCACCACGAGTACCGACGCTTATAAACTTTATGTTGAAGGCCAATACCTGTTTTCAAAGATGACTCATAAAGCGATGATTAAATCGATAGAATATTTTTCTCAAGCAATTGCCTTAGACGCAGCTTTTGAAGCCGCATATCTCGCCAAGTCTAATGCTTATCGAGCGATCATGACACTGTACGAAAAACCCAAAGATGTTTTGCCTCATGTCGTTACATCTACCGTAGAGCTTTTGAAAATTAGCCCTGATTCAGCCATTGCCCGCTCTTCACTTGGTCTTGCTTATGTGCATACTTGGCTTTGGGCAGATGCATGGAAAGTACTAACGGAAGCTAAACTTCGTCGTCAAGACATAATGCTAACCGAACTTGGCTTTGCTTTATATTTTTCGGCACTTGGTGAAGTAAAGCTAACAAAACAGTCGCTGGCAAAAGCAGATGCTCTTGACCCATTAAATGAAGAACTGGCTGAATGGGGAGCATGGTCGCTAATGATGCTTGGCGAACTCGAGGAAGCCATTAATTGGGGCGAAGAAAAAATGAAACTACACCCTAATAAGCCCTCACCAAAACTTAGCCAAGCAGTTGCTTTGTATATCAACGGAAATTACCAACAAAGCATCATACTTGCGCAAAAAGGCGTGAAACTAAGCAATCGTTCGCCATTGTCACTGGTTTTCTTGGCACAGTCTTTTGCTGCCATGGGTGACGAGCAACGTGCTTTGTCCTTGTTAACCGAAGCAAATCAAAGTAAAGCCTATGTTTGCCCCTATGAGTCGGCCATTGTTTACATACAACTTGAACAACTCGACAAAACATTTGAGCTACTACAAGAAGCTGTTGAGTATCGTTCAAATTGCCTCGTTTTTATACGTAATGATCCACGCTTAGCGTCTGTGAGAAGCGACTCTAGATATCTTACGTTACTTGATAAAGTCGGATTAAGTGACATAGTAATAAAAAATTACCCCAGAGGATAA
- a CDS encoding cupin domain-containing protein: MYTINWGDLTPELFLAEYWQKKPLLIKGGFQAFQDPISADELAGLAMEQELESRIIANDGSESGEPTNWQVKHGPFEDFSEFGEENWTLLVQAVNNWSETTAQMLEPFKFLPSWRIDDVMVSFSTPGGGVGPHLDQYDVFITQGEGKRRWQVGLPDDSLAQLLPHEDLKQVSPFEPVIDAITEPGDILYIPPNHPHDGVSIDNSLNYSVGFQAPSGQDMISALADAVIDKQLAEHRFNDPARTVTNQPELLAAEDIKKLQQFMLTQTGDIDLFSDMIATFTTRSHHALEVLIPMEPFTDEAVKGYLADPEIFVRPVLGVKALINEQNGDLYINGDRISLTQQTRKLGQLLAKNVALTTKQLESFTHCLNNTQMLTKVLNMGYWYID, translated from the coding sequence ATGTACACCATTAATTGGGGCGATTTAACCCCTGAACTATTTCTTGCCGAATATTGGCAAAAAAAGCCACTTCTGATCAAAGGTGGTTTTCAAGCCTTCCAAGATCCAATTTCTGCTGATGAACTAGCCGGCCTTGCCATGGAGCAAGAGTTAGAATCACGTATTATCGCCAATGATGGTTCTGAGAGTGGTGAACCGACTAACTGGCAAGTCAAACACGGGCCATTCGAAGATTTTAGCGAGTTCGGTGAAGAAAACTGGACTCTACTAGTGCAAGCGGTAAACAACTGGTCTGAAACTACCGCTCAAATGCTAGAACCATTCAAGTTTTTACCGAGCTGGCGCATCGACGATGTCATGGTCAGCTTTTCCACACCCGGCGGCGGCGTAGGCCCTCATTTAGATCAATACGATGTCTTTATCACCCAAGGTGAGGGGAAAAGACGTTGGCAAGTGGGTTTACCTGACGATTCGTTAGCACAGTTGTTACCTCATGAAGACTTAAAACAAGTCTCACCATTTGAGCCTGTGATTGATGCTATTACTGAACCTGGCGATATTTTATATATTCCGCCGAATCACCCACATGACGGTGTTTCCATTGATAATTCATTGAACTACTCTGTCGGCTTTCAGGCACCTAGTGGCCAAGATATGATTTCAGCGCTAGCGGATGCAGTCATTGATAAGCAATTAGCCGAACACCGTTTTAACGACCCGGCTCGCACTGTCACCAACCAGCCAGAGTTACTTGCCGCTGAAGATATTAAAAAACTGCAACAATTTATGTTAACGCAAACCGGTGATATCGATTTGTTTAGCGATATGATTGCCACCTTTACCACTCGTAGTCATCATGCGTTAGAAGTGCTGATTCCAATGGAGCCATTTACCGACGAAGCGGTTAAAGGTTATCTAGCAGATCCTGAAATTTTTGTTCGCCCTGTGTTAGGTGTTAAAGCGCTAATCAACGAACAAAACGGTGACTTGTATATTAATGGTGATCGGATTTCATTAACGCAGCAAACACGCAAATTAGGTCAGCTATTGGCAAAAAATGTCGCTTTGACTACAAAACAGTTAGAAAGTTTCACACACTGTTTGAATAACACACAAATGTTAACTAAAGTGTTAAATATGGGGTACTGGTATATCGATTAA
- a CDS encoding DUF924 family protein → MFEKVINFWFQELAPKQWWQKDEELDATIAKRFAGLHKQASAGELFAWRDNAEGALAEVIVLDQFSRNIYRDTPQAFACDNLALALAQYAIEKRFDNELTAKQRSFLYMPFMHSESQLIHQEALKLYTALGNENNLKFEQQHKAIIDRFGRYPHRNKILGRASTPEEIEFLTQPNSSF, encoded by the coding sequence ATGTTTGAAAAAGTCATCAATTTTTGGTTTCAAGAACTAGCCCCAAAACAGTGGTGGCAAAAAGACGAAGAACTTGATGCCACAATTGCAAAGCGTTTTGCAGGGTTGCACAAACAAGCGAGTGCCGGCGAATTATTTGCTTGGCGAGATAACGCCGAAGGCGCTCTAGCAGAAGTGATTGTACTCGATCAGTTTTCTCGCAATATCTATCGCGATACCCCACAAGCGTTTGCCTGTGATAATTTGGCTTTAGCGCTTGCACAATATGCCATAGAAAAACGCTTCGATAATGAACTTACGGCTAAACAACGAAGCTTTTTATATATGCCATTTATGCACAGTGAATCTCAGCTTATCCACCAAGAAGCATTAAAGCTATACACCGCTTTAGGCAACGAAAATAATTTAAAATTTGAGCAGCAACACAAAGCAATTATCGACCGCTTTGGTCGCTATCCACATCGAAATAAAATACTGGGCCGAGCATCTACACCGGAAGAAATTGAGTTTCTTACCCAGCCTAATAGTAGTTTTTAA
- a CDS encoding AAA family ATPase, translating to MKFVMVYGASGVGKESIARELAARNGWKLFPQHLAFDVACAVVGFGNAGFEKYQRKICLEAFRTIIETQKDKGIVFTFCYVNPASNFFIEGFLDLLQEFSVSPDFIYLSCDYDEHLRRVLSERRKNTNKLQSKEYLDKYLKKFDFSATIPNVESFQLDTSNLTIEQSATEIECYLKNK from the coding sequence ATGAAGTTTGTGATGGTTTATGGCGCATCTGGCGTAGGTAAAGAGAGTATTGCTAGAGAGTTGGCAGCAAGAAATGGATGGAAGTTGTTTCCTCAGCATTTAGCATTTGATGTTGCTTGCGCTGTTGTTGGCTTTGGTAACGCAGGTTTTGAAAAGTACCAGCGTAAAATTTGTTTGGAAGCATTTCGAACAATCATTGAAACACAAAAAGATAAAGGCATTGTATTTACTTTTTGCTACGTAAATCCCGCAAGTAATTTCTTTATCGAAGGTTTTCTTGATTTATTGCAGGAATTTAGCGTTAGCCCTGATTTTATATATCTATCTTGCGACTATGATGAGCATTTAAGGCGAGTGCTAAGTGAAAGAAGAAAAAATACGAATAAACTTCAGTCAAAAGAGTATTTGGATAAGTACTTAAAGAAATTCGATTTCTCAGCAACTATACCAAATGTTGAGTCTTTTCAATTAGACACTAGCAATCTAACAATTGAACAATCTGCAACCGAAATTGAGTGTTATTTAAAGAATAAGTGA
- the purB gene encoding adenylosuccinate lyase, protein MELSALTAISPVDGRYGSKTKALRPIFSEFGLIKYRVTVEVRWLQKLAATADITEVPAFSGEANAVLDAIVANFSEEDALRVKTIEATTNHDVKAVEYFLKEKIADNAELNAVTEFIHFACTSEDINNLSHALMLKECREQVLLPVVDEILAAVKALAVEYKTIPMMARTHGQPASPTTMGKEMANVYIRLKRQREQIAQVELLGKINGAVGNYNAHLSAYPNLDWHNFSNEFVTSLGVTWNAFTTQIEPHDYIAELFDAVARFNTILIDFDRDIWAYIALGHFKQKTVAGEIGSSTMPHKVNPIDFENSEGNLGIANALFAHLAQKLPVSRWQRDLTDSTVLRNLGVGFGHALIAYAATLKGISKLEVNEKSLADELDQNWELLAEPIQTVMRRYGIEKPYEKLKELTRGKRVNAEVMREFVANLDMPEAAKAELAELTPATYIGRAVAFIDEL, encoded by the coding sequence ATGGAACTTTCAGCATTAACAGCAATTTCACCGGTTGATGGTCGTTACGGCAGCAAAACCAAAGCCTTACGCCCTATTTTCAGTGAATTTGGCCTAATCAAATACCGCGTTACCGTCGAAGTACGTTGGTTACAAAAGTTAGCAGCCACTGCTGACATCACAGAAGTTCCTGCATTTTCCGGCGAAGCTAATGCAGTACTTGACGCCATCGTTGCTAACTTTAGCGAAGAAGATGCACTACGCGTTAAAACCATTGAAGCAACTACCAACCACGATGTAAAAGCGGTTGAATACTTCTTAAAAGAAAAAATTGCTGACAACGCAGAGCTAAACGCGGTAACAGAGTTTATTCACTTTGCTTGTACTTCAGAAGACATCAACAACCTGTCACACGCGTTAATGCTTAAAGAATGTCGTGAACAAGTGTTATTACCTGTTGTTGATGAAATCTTAGCGGCGGTTAAAGCCTTAGCGGTTGAGTACAAAACTATTCCTATGATGGCGCGCACGCACGGTCAACCTGCGTCACCTACCACCATGGGTAAAGAAATGGCGAATGTTTACATTCGTTTAAAACGCCAACGCGAGCAAATTGCTCAAGTTGAATTGTTAGGTAAAATCAACGGTGCTGTCGGTAACTACAACGCTCACCTTTCTGCCTACCCTAACCTTGACTGGCATAACTTCTCAAATGAATTTGTCACTTCATTAGGCGTTACGTGGAATGCATTCACTACCCAAATTGAGCCGCACGATTACATTGCTGAGCTATTTGATGCAGTAGCACGATTTAACACAATTTTGATCGACTTCGATCGCGACATTTGGGCCTACATTGCACTGGGTCACTTCAAGCAAAAAACCGTTGCGGGTGAAATTGGTTCTTCAACTATGCCGCACAAAGTTAACCCTATCGACTTTGAAAACTCAGAAGGTAACTTAGGTATTGCGAATGCGTTATTTGCTCACCTTGCACAAAAGCTTCCTGTTTCTCGCTGGCAACGTGACTTAACGGACTCTACTGTACTTCGTAACTTAGGTGTTGGTTTTGGTCATGCTCTAATTGCCTACGCAGCGACACTAAAAGGTATCAGCAAGTTAGAAGTGAATGAAAAATCATTAGCAGATGAACTAGATCAAAACTGGGAACTTTTAGCTGAGCCAATTCAAACGGTAATGCGTCGTTACGGTATTGAAAAGCCTTATGAAAAACTAAAAGAGTTAACTCGTGGTAAGCGCGTAAACGCTGAAGTAATGCGCGAGTTTGTCGCTAATCTTGATATGCCAGAAGCAGCTAAGGCAGAGCTTGCTGAGCTAACACCGGCAACTTATATTGGCCGCGCTGTTGCCTTTATCGACGAATTATAG